Proteins found in one Parasteatoda tepidariorum isolate YZ-2023 chromosome 7, CAS_Ptep_4.0, whole genome shotgun sequence genomic segment:
- the LOC107436764 gene encoding follistatin: MIVPSPTALHHLVFLTLIIAAITSTTQGGQCWSLMNRQGKCTESLRTNVTKEECCSDGSATTAWSPKDLTSGDLFFWMSLGGGVTCKACKVSCEGVKCGKGMRCILRRQRPACVCSPTCSRKKRQMGEVCGSDGRTYKHICRLLKRQCRKNKQLTIEYFGKCQKTCDMVHCAGRKTCLLDQVLRPHCVRCQGFCPRASPRDFVCGGDNVTYSSSCHIRQAACVKGKAVPHAYKGKCKAGASCDNIRCRKGQGCLIDPKGGPPRCVTCPNQCQGPITEMLCASNNYTYSTWCHMMQDACKHGILLEAKHVGPCEETTSQQTNIIPLNVFDSQNHL, translated from the exons GTGGTCAATGTTGGAGTCTGATGAACAGACAAGGGAAGTGTACCGAAAGCTTGAGAACAAATGTCACCAAAGAAGAATGTTGCAGCGATGGGAGTGCGACAACAGCGTGGAGTCCTAAAGATTTAACCTCAGGCGATCTCTTCTTCTGGATGTCACTCGGAGGGGGTGTCACCTGTAAAGCTTGTAAag TTTCTTGTGAAGGTGTGAAGTGTGGAAAGGGTATGAGGTGTATATTACGCAGACAGAGACCTGCTTGTGTCTGTTCTCCGACTTGTTCTCGAAAGAAGCGACAGATGGGTGAAGTGTGCGGTTCTGATGGCCGCACTTATAAACACATTTGCAGACTTTTGAAACGACAGTGTAGGAAAAATAAGCAGCTTACTATTGAGTATTTCGGAAAGTGCCAAA AGACCTGCGACATGGTTCATTGTGCTGGGCGAAAGACTTGTTTGCTGGATCAAGTTTTGCGGCCACACTGCGTTCGATGTCAAGGCTTCTGTCCTCGAGCTTCACCACGTGACTTCGTCTGCGGTGGAGACAACGTCACCTACAGTAGCTCCTGTCACATTCGGCAAGCTGCTTGTGTCAAAGGGAAAGCTGTACCTCATGCTTATAAAGGCAAATGTAAAG CTGGTGCTTCTTGCGATAACATTCGGTGCCGTAAAGGCCAGGGCTGTCTGATCGATCCTAAAGGAGGGCCTCCTCGCTGCGTTACTTGCCCCAACCAGTGTCAAGGCCCTATAACTGAGATGCTGTGTGCGAGCAATAATTACACGTATTCAACGTGGTGCCATATGATGCAAGATGCGTGCAAACACGGGATCTTGCTTGAAGCCAAACACGTCGGACCATGCGAAG aaacCACTTCacaacaaacaaatattattcctTTGAACGTATTTGATTCTCAAAATCACTTATAG